One region of Desulfobacteraceae bacterium genomic DNA includes:
- the nudC gene encoding NAD(+) diphosphatase, with protein sequence MPFEPAFIAGIQATDRAWWFLFRENKLLVDLRGGGAAIPRQVDFGGGLPGLTTPQGLGRLNGDPAYAAALTNGAGMPAGMAFRSVRSLFGDLPDELHQAAGYAYQILDWRRRHHFCSRCGGPLQDKPDERARLCRGCDLTVYPRINPCIIVAVVKGEELLLVRRRGMAAGRYSVVAGYVEAGETLEACLRREVMEEAGIRVDRIAYFGSQPWPYSSSLMVAFTAEYAGGVIRADGREISHAGWFRAQSLPPVPGWGSIAGRLIDWFVRQAPKY encoded by the coding sequence ATGCCCTTTGAACCCGCCTTTATTGCCGGAATCCAGGCCACCGATCGGGCCTGGTGGTTTCTCTTCCGGGAAAACAAGCTCCTGGTCGACCTGCGCGGTGGCGGCGCGGCGATTCCCCGACAGGTCGATTTTGGGGGGGGGCTGCCCGGGCTGACCACTCCCCAGGGCCTTGGCCGGCTGAACGGGGACCCGGCCTATGCGGCCGCGCTGACCAACGGGGCGGGGATGCCCGCCGGGATGGCGTTTCGCTCCGTGCGCAGTCTTTTCGGGGATCTGCCCGACGAACTCCACCAGGCTGCGGGATACGCCTATCAGATCCTCGACTGGCGCCGCCGCCACCATTTCTGCAGCCGCTGCGGGGGGCCGCTGCAGGACAAGCCCGATGAGCGCGCCCGCCTGTGTCGAGGCTGCGATCTGACGGTTTACCCGCGCATCAACCCCTGCATCATCGTGGCCGTCGTCAAGGGTGAGGAACTCCTGCTGGTGCGCCGCCGCGGCATGGCGGCCGGCCGCTACAGCGTCGTTGCGGGCTACGTGGAGGCGGGCGAAACCCTGGAGGCCTGCCTGCGGCGCGAGGTGATGGAGGAGGCCGGTATCCGGGTCGACCGGATCGCCTACTTCGGCAGCCAGCCCTGGCCCTATTCCAGTTCCCTGATGGTGGCCTTTACGGCCGAATACGCCGGCGGCGTGATCCGCGCCGACGGCCGTGAGATCAGCCATGCGGGCTGGTTTCGGGCGCAATCCCTGCCGCCGGTGCCGGGCTGGGGCAGCATCGCCGGCCGGTTGATCGACTGGTTCGTGCGCCAGGCGCCAAAGTACTGA
- the glpX gene encoding class II fructose-bisphosphatase, with the protein MESPQRNLALDLVRVTEVAALASARWLGKGAKKEGDAAAVDAMRLSFNALEIDGTVIIGEGQKDQAPMLFNGEKLGSGRGPQVDVAVDPVEGTNLLALGRPNAISVVGVSPAGTMFDPGPSYYMQKLVVPAAARERIDLDAPVEDNLRNVARALGKDVDDLVVFVLDKPRHRELIARIRQAGARIQLHTDGDVAGALMAVDPNSVVNVMIGTGGTPEGVLAACAIRAVGGEMLCRLDPQSPAEKAALAAAGLDLSEILDVRRLVASEDVFFAATGISGGTFLRGVDFTGSGAVTHSLVLRAKTGTVRYIESHHNWSKLMRFSAVKFD; encoded by the coding sequence ATGGAGTCACCCCAACGCAACCTGGCCCTGGACCTGGTGCGGGTGACCGAGGTCGCCGCGCTGGCCTCGGCCCGCTGGCTGGGCAAAGGCGCCAAAAAAGAGGGGGATGCGGCGGCCGTGGATGCCATGCGGCTTTCCTTCAACGCCCTGGAGATCGACGGCACCGTCATCATCGGCGAGGGTCAGAAAGACCAGGCCCCGATGCTCTTCAACGGCGAGAAGCTCGGCAGCGGCCGGGGCCCGCAAGTGGATGTGGCCGTGGACCCGGTGGAGGGCACCAACCTGCTGGCCCTGGGGCGCCCCAACGCCATTTCGGTGGTGGGCGTCTCCCCGGCGGGGACGATGTTCGACCCCGGGCCCAGCTATTACATGCAGAAGCTGGTGGTGCCGGCCGCGGCACGGGAGCGGATCGACCTGGATGCGCCCGTGGAGGACAACCTGCGAAACGTCGCCCGCGCGCTGGGCAAGGACGTCGACGACCTGGTGGTGTTCGTTCTGGACAAGCCCCGCCACCGCGAGTTGATCGCCCGCATCCGCCAGGCCGGTGCCCGGATTCAACTGCACACCGACGGGGACGTGGCCGGGGCTTTGATGGCGGTGGATCCCAATTCGGTGGTGAACGTGATGATAGGCACCGGCGGCACCCCCGAGGGGGTCTTGGCCGCCTGCGCCATCCGGGCGGTAGGCGGCGAGATGCTCTGCCGGCTGGACCCCCAGAGCCCCGCCGAAAAAGCGGCCCTGGCGGCCGCCGGCCTGGACCTGAGCGAAATTCTGGACGTCCGCAGGCTGGTCGCCAGTGAGGATGTCTTCTTCGCTGCCACCGGGATTTCGGGGGGCACCTTCCTGCGCGGGGTGGATTTCACCGGCAGCGGCGCGGTGACCCACTCCCTGGTGCTGCGCGCCAAGACCGGAACGGTCCGCTACATCGAATCCCACCACAACTGGAGTAAGCTGATGCGCTTCAGCGCGGTCAAATTCGATTAG
- a CDS encoding YkgJ family cysteine cluster protein — translation MTEIYAAYEAAAQGFKQGAVCRAGCAFCCTHHGPLDILTLEGCLIRAWLAARPRSQRVALSGKIAENRRLKENGRAARCPFLDGRDNCRIYPLRPFSCRQLYSLRPCGATGPTVHRAAVVLAQNTVQQLQRLDETGYSGHLTFILTLLDQPDFRRTYRAGGFDPGRIAAFAKSHRIVINRLVAASGAPGPTPTDTRPLAGGADGG, via the coding sequence TTGACCGAAATTTATGCGGCTTACGAAGCCGCGGCGCAGGGGTTCAAGCAGGGGGCCGTCTGCCGCGCGGGCTGCGCCTTCTGCTGCACCCACCACGGACCGCTGGACATCCTGACCCTGGAGGGCTGCCTCATCCGGGCCTGGCTGGCGGCCCGGCCGCGCTCCCAGCGGGTCGCGCTCTCCGGGAAGATCGCCGAGAACCGGCGGCTCAAGGAAAACGGCCGGGCGGCACGCTGCCCCTTTCTGGACGGCCGCGACAACTGCCGGATCTACCCCCTGCGGCCGTTCAGCTGCCGCCAGCTCTATTCACTGCGGCCGTGCGGCGCCACCGGCCCAACCGTTCACCGCGCCGCCGTGGTCCTGGCGCAGAACACCGTGCAGCAGCTGCAGCGGCTGGATGAAACCGGCTACAGCGGCCACCTGACCTTCATCCTGACTCTGCTGGACCAGCCCGATTTCCGGCGCACCTACCGCGCGGGGGGTTTTGACCCCGGCCGGATCGCGGCCTTCGCCAAGTCCCACCGGATCGTCATCAACCGTCTGGTGGCCGCCTCAGGCGCCCCCGGCCCGACGCCGACCGACACTCGGCCACTCGCCGGCGGCGCCGATGGGGGCTAG
- a CDS encoding acetate--CoA ligase family protein — protein sequence MPETLNPALLKAIDSLLGRVYLRGRQVLYEHEVYRILAKLGIATPAHVFVRKAAQITPEVLARLPSPRVVLKVAAPDITHKLKAGGVRIVHKDLDFIRYSFQRMWDELQARGHLPDGILLAAWEDYAKDLGNEVLLGFRESDAFGPVISFSKGGSDAEHFAENFSPPNLILAPIDRQWAQALLNSTAIQKKYLAEGHTDYVAKIVEAGLKLSRLAVGFSNFFDHGTRFVLREFEINPFVFAAAGRFMALDGFAAFAPRAAETITSLAAPEGALTPFFEPQGIAVIGVSATDPATSGNIIVRNLLQMKRSDVCAVNPKGGRLDFGERRLPISPSLADIPARVELAVVAVPAENTVPVMAACAEKGVRAVILIPGGFSETRKNADIEAQLLAIAHRNGIRIIGPNCLGIVYSGDDDAPGLNTFFVPEEKFRLNLAKPKNVAILSQSGALGITEIYNLRHAISPKVIVSYGNQLDVDPADLIAYLEGDPAVDVIGCYIEGFKKGGGRKFFNTARRCTKPVIVYKAGRTEAGRRATESHTASIAGEYAVAKAALKQAGLIVTDTMLDHGDFIKTFALLNDFEVRGNRLAIVANAGYEKTYAADNLGGLEVAQFEPQTAARLRAILPPLVAVESLLDLTPMAGEDVYERCIDTLLGSDAVDALFISIVPHSIVIHTTDDEIDRNRENIAARIVRLVHRHRKPTVVSVNVVSGADAVYNKFGQILDAGGVPTFLTAQRAMVCLNAFIRYRLTRTSGALSEWLK from the coding sequence ATGCCCGAGACGCTCAACCCCGCCCTTTTGAAGGCCATCGATTCCCTGCTCGGCCGGGTTTACCTGCGCGGACGTCAGGTCCTCTACGAGCACGAGGTCTACCGCATCCTGGCGAAGTTGGGGATCGCCACCCCGGCCCACGTCTTCGTGCGCAAGGCGGCCCAAATCACCCCCGAAGTCCTGGCGCGCTTGCCCAGCCCGCGGGTGGTGCTCAAGGTCGCCGCCCCCGACATCACCCACAAGCTCAAGGCCGGCGGGGTGCGCATCGTCCACAAGGACCTGGACTTCATCCGCTACAGTTTCCAGCGCATGTGGGACGAACTCCAGGCCCGGGGGCATCTGCCCGACGGGATCCTGCTGGCGGCCTGGGAGGACTACGCCAAGGACTTGGGCAACGAGGTCCTGCTGGGGTTTCGTGAAAGCGACGCCTTCGGGCCGGTGATTTCCTTCAGCAAGGGCGGGTCCGATGCCGAGCACTTCGCCGAGAACTTCTCGCCACCCAACCTGATCCTGGCCCCCATCGACCGACAGTGGGCCCAGGCGCTGCTCAACTCCACCGCCATTCAGAAAAAATATCTGGCCGAGGGGCACACCGATTACGTCGCCAAAATCGTGGAGGCCGGCCTCAAACTGAGCCGCCTGGCCGTCGGTTTTTCCAATTTTTTCGACCATGGCACGCGCTTCGTGCTCCGCGAGTTCGAGATCAACCCCTTCGTCTTCGCAGCCGCGGGGCGCTTCATGGCCCTGGACGGCTTCGCCGCCTTCGCCCCTCGGGCGGCCGAAACGATCACCAGCCTGGCCGCGCCCGAAGGCGCCTTGACCCCCTTTTTCGAGCCCCAGGGCATCGCGGTCATCGGCGTCAGCGCCACGGACCCGGCCACCTCCGGCAACATCATCGTGCGCAACCTGCTGCAGATGAAGCGCAGCGATGTCTGCGCCGTCAATCCCAAAGGGGGCCGCCTGGATTTCGGGGAGCGGCGGCTGCCCATCAGCCCATCGCTGGCCGACATCCCCGCCCGGGTGGAGCTGGCCGTGGTGGCAGTGCCGGCCGAAAACACCGTGCCGGTGATGGCCGCCTGCGCCGAAAAGGGGGTCCGGGCGGTGATCCTGATTCCCGGCGGCTTCAGCGAGACCCGCAAGAACGCCGACATCGAGGCCCAGCTCCTGGCCATCGCTCACCGCAACGGGATCCGCATCATTGGCCCCAACTGCCTGGGCATCGTCTACAGCGGGGACGACGACGCCCCCGGACTGAACACCTTTTTCGTGCCCGAGGAAAAATTCCGCCTGAACCTGGCCAAGCCCAAAAACGTCGCGATCCTCAGCCAGAGCGGCGCTCTGGGCATCACCGAAATCTACAACCTGCGGCATGCCATCTCCCCCAAGGTCATCGTCAGCTACGGCAACCAGCTGGACGTGGACCCCGCCGACCTGATCGCCTACCTGGAGGGGGACCCCGCCGTGGATGTGATCGGCTGTTACATCGAAGGCTTCAAAAAAGGCGGCGGTCGCAAGTTTTTCAACACCGCGCGCCGCTGCACCAAACCGGTGATCGTCTACAAGGCCGGGCGCACCGAGGCCGGCCGGCGGGCCACCGAATCCCACACCGCCAGCATCGCCGGCGAGTACGCGGTGGCCAAGGCGGCCCTGAAGCAGGCCGGCCTGATCGTGACCGACACGATGCTCGACCACGGCGACTTCATCAAGACCTTCGCGCTCCTCAACGACTTCGAGGTGCGCGGCAACCGGCTGGCTATCGTCGCCAACGCCGGCTACGAAAAAACATACGCTGCCGACAATCTCGGCGGCCTGGAGGTGGCCCAGTTCGAACCGCAAACCGCGGCGCGCCTGCGGGCCATCCTGCCGCCGCTGGTGGCGGTCGAATCCCTGCTGGACCTGACCCCCATGGCCGGCGAGGACGTCTACGAGCGCTGCATCGACACGCTCCTGGGATCGGATGCGGTGGACGCCCTGTTCATTTCCATCGTACCCCACAGCATCGTCATCCACACCACCGATGACGAGATCGACCGCAACCGCGAGAACATCGCCGCGCGGATCGTGCGGCTGGTCCACCGCCACCGCAAACCCACGGTGGTGTCGGTCAACGTGGTTTCGGGGGCGGATGCGGTCTACAACAAGTTCGGCCAGATCCTGGACGCGGGCGGGGTCCCCACTTTTCTGACCGCCCAGCGGGCCATGGTCTGCTTAAACGCCTTCATCCGCTACCGCCTCACCAGGACTTCCGGGGCGCTCAGCGAATGGTTGAAGTGA
- a CDS encoding EI24 domain-containing protein, which yields MGFFSGIVYNLRGLMLGLRTPRLLILGLVRLAAVLVLTVAAASLVLVYHDEILALIWTRPASMWLIWLWHLFSWLLGLLLLGVSALAAYIVSQILFSVVIMDAMSRLTEVRVRGAAREPTQRPLFSHFFHLLRQEIPRSVFPVVLTLVLTVLAWLTPLGPVLTVAAPLVAGAFLAWDATDLVPARRLLPFGERFRLFLRALPFHLGFGLLFLVPLLNVLVLSFAPVGGTLYFLDRDDADRER from the coding sequence ATGGGTTTTTTCAGTGGCATCGTTTACAACCTGAGGGGGTTGATGCTGGGCCTGCGAACCCCCCGGCTTTTGATCCTGGGACTGGTGCGCCTGGCGGCCGTGCTGGTTTTGACCGTCGCCGCCGCGAGCCTGGTGCTGGTATACCATGACGAGATCCTGGCCCTGATCTGGACGCGCCCCGCCAGTATGTGGCTGATCTGGCTGTGGCATCTTTTTTCTTGGCTGTTGGGGTTGCTCTTGCTGGGGGTGTCGGCGCTGGCGGCCTACATCGTTTCCCAGATCCTCTTCAGCGTGGTCATCATGGACGCCATGTCCCGCCTGACGGAGGTCCGGGTGCGCGGCGCGGCCCGCGAGCCCACCCAGCGGCCGCTTTTTAGCCATTTTTTCCACCTGCTGCGCCAGGAGATCCCGCGCAGCGTTTTCCCGGTGGTGCTCACCCTGGTCTTGACCGTCCTGGCCTGGTTGACCCCCCTGGGTCCGGTCTTGACGGTGGCCGCCCCGCTGGTGGCGGGCGCCTTTCTCGCCTGGGATGCCACCGACCTTGTACCGGCGCGCCGGCTGCTGCCCTTCGGGGAGCGGTTTCGCCTCTTCCTGCGGGCACTGCCCTTCCACCTGGGCTTCGGCCTGCTGTTTTTGGTCCCGCTGCTGAATGTCCTGGTGCTCTCGTTTGCACCCGTCGGGGGCACCCTCTATTTCCTCGACCGCGACGATGCCGACCGAGAACGATGA
- a CDS encoding M3 family oligoendopeptidase gives MASNPNPPEQVTATAHGVTWDLTGFFPSLDGPEMRRFKTALTADITSLAREAEALGPLEQASADAWETIVLAAEEVQSRLAHLSAYLDCLTAAHAGDEAYARERAAIARLWAEFEKCDVALLGAFKPVEPALFEAFIARAKLKPVAHALGRVRQRAAFSMSSAEEILAADLGVDGLDAWGRLYDGITGKLSFEFVDKSGQTERRPIAQWRSLMSDPNRAIGQAAFAGGNRAWAGIADVCAAALNAIAGTRLTLNRHRGIADFLDRALFQAGIRRDTLEAMYTAIHGRIDTARAILRAKAGFMDRTGIWFFEREAPLPLADTGLYSWSQAAAKVAASFARGYPDLGAYFRSMLNARWIEAEARPGKRPGAFCTDSPLTGEQRIFMTFGGTLGNITTLAHEVGHAWHSHLLRDLRPLARHYPMTLAETASIFAESLLAEGIHRDPQIPPKQKLLMLDEALSGAAVLLLDITTRFEFEKAFYAERGRGEVSVSRLKALMCDTQRRIYGDSLLADGVDPYFWASKLHFYITETSFYNFPYTFGFLLARALTALFRSEGRDFLPRYENFLKATGSDTVENVCRATLGLELGAPAFWEAAIDSLKAPLTRYRRLLAEARAAGPQG, from the coding sequence ATGGCATCCAACCCAAACCCGCCGGAGCAGGTGACCGCGACGGCCCATGGCGTGACCTGGGACCTGACCGGGTTTTTCCCGTCCTTGGACGGCCCCGAGATGCGGCGCTTCAAAACGGCCCTGACCGCGGACATCACCTCCCTGGCCCGCGAAGCGGAGGCGCTGGGGCCCCTGGAGCAGGCAAGCGCCGATGCCTGGGAGACGATCGTGCTGGCCGCCGAAGAGGTCCAAAGCCGCCTGGCGCACCTTTCGGCCTACCTCGACTGTCTGACGGCGGCCCACGCCGGGGACGAGGCCTATGCCCGCGAGCGCGCAGCAATCGCCCGCCTGTGGGCCGAGTTTGAAAAGTGCGATGTCGCCCTGCTGGGGGCCTTCAAACCGGTGGAACCCGCGCTTTTCGAGGCCTTCATCGCCCGTGCCAAACTCAAGCCGGTGGCCCACGCCCTGGGCCGGGTGCGCCAGCGGGCGGCCTTCAGCATGTCCAGCGCCGAAGAGATCCTGGCCGCCGATCTCGGCGTCGACGGCCTCGACGCCTGGGGGCGGCTCTACGACGGGATCACCGGCAAGCTGAGCTTCGAGTTTGTCGACAAAAGCGGCCAAACCGAACGCCGCCCGATTGCCCAGTGGCGCAGCCTGATGTCGGACCCCAACCGGGCCATCGGGCAGGCGGCGTTTGCCGGCGGCAACCGGGCCTGGGCCGGCATCGCCGACGTCTGCGCAGCGGCCCTGAACGCCATCGCCGGCACGCGCCTGACCTTAAACCGCCACCGCGGGATCGCCGATTTCCTCGACCGCGCCCTCTTCCAGGCCGGCATCCGGCGCGACACCCTGGAGGCCATGTACACGGCCATCCACGGCCGGATCGACACCGCGCGCGCGATCCTGCGGGCCAAGGCCGGATTCATGGACCGCACGGGCATCTGGTTCTTCGAGCGCGAAGCCCCCCTGCCGCTGGCGGACACAGGCCTCTACAGCTGGTCGCAGGCCGCCGCCAAGGTGGCGGCGTCTTTTGCCAGGGGCTACCCCGATCTGGGCGCCTACTTTCGCAGTATGCTGAACGCGCGCTGGATAGAGGCCGAAGCGCGCCCCGGCAAGCGCCCCGGCGCCTTCTGCACCGACTCTCCGCTGACCGGGGAGCAGCGGATCTTCATGACCTTCGGCGGCACCCTGGGCAACATCACCACCCTGGCCCATGAGGTCGGCCACGCCTGGCACAGCCACCTGCTGCGCGACCTGCGGCCCCTGGCCCGGCACTACCCCATGACCCTAGCCGAAACCGCCTCCATTTTTGCCGAAAGCCTGCTGGCCGAAGGCATCCACCGCGACCCGCAGATTCCCCCGAAGCAGAAGCTGCTGATGCTGGACGAAGCCCTCTCGGGGGCGGCGGTCCTGCTGCTGGACATCACCACCCGTTTCGAGTTTGAAAAGGCCTTCTACGCGGAGCGCGGCCGTGGCGAGGTGTCGGTTTCGCGCCTGAAGGCGCTGATGTGCGACACCCAGCGCCGGATTTACGGCGACAGTCTCCTGGCCGACGGTGTCGACCCCTATTTCTGGGCTTCCAAGCTGCACTTTTACATCACCGAAACCAGCTTCTACAACTTCCCCTACACCTTCGGCTTCCTGTTGGCCCGCGCCCTGACCGCCCTTTTCCGCAGCGAGGGCCGCGACTTTCTGCCCCGCTACGAAAATTTTCTGAAGGCCACCGGCAGCGACACGGTGGAGAACGTCTGCCGGGCGACCCTGGGGCTGGAGCTGGGCGCGCCGGCGTTCTGGGAGGCGGCCATCGACAGCCTGAAGGCGCCCCTGACGCGCTACCGGCGACTGCTGGCCGAGGCCCGCGCAGCCGGCCCGCAAGGTTGA
- a CDS encoding M48 family metalloprotease, giving the protein MVTTGGGRPLTAVLSRRQFIRLSALAAGGLLTGCAVNPVTGRSQLMLVSEDQEIQLDRQNSPYQFSSDYGAVQDAALNRYIHQTGLKLATHTHRPQMPYSFRCVNATYVNAYAFPGGSIAATRGILLKLQNEAELAALLGHELGHVNARHTAEQMSKGMLTQSLVGGLAIVAGTQSSALGELTSQLGMLGAGALLASYSRDNERQADALGMEYLARAGYGSEGFVGLMNMLNTLSKGHASATALLFSTHPMSTERYQTALAMAGGQYRYAGGQPLYRERYMDHTAGLRAIRGAIEAMQNGEKEMGAQNYSAAETQFRSALRAAPGDYAGLVLMAKCQLVQKKYVEGARYAESAQQVYPAEAQAHYLGGYARLASKDYEGAYKAFTRYDRLLSGNPNISFFKGYALEGMQRRKEAAENYYRYLQVVRQGEKAQHAHRRLVEWGYIKN; this is encoded by the coding sequence ATGGTGACCACAGGAGGCGGGCGCCCGCTGACGGCGGTGCTCAGCCGACGGCAGTTCATCCGCTTGTCCGCGCTGGCGGCGGGCGGACTCTTGACCGGATGCGCGGTCAACCCGGTGACGGGCCGCTCCCAGTTGATGCTGGTCTCCGAGGACCAGGAGATTCAGCTGGACCGCCAGAATTCCCCCTACCAGTTTTCGTCCGATTACGGCGCCGTCCAGGACGCGGCCCTCAACCGCTACATCCACCAGACCGGTCTGAAATTGGCGACCCACACCCATCGCCCGCAGATGCCCTATTCCTTCCGCTGCGTCAACGCCACCTACGTCAATGCCTACGCCTTTCCCGGCGGTAGCATCGCCGCCACCCGCGGCATTCTTCTCAAACTGCAGAACGAGGCCGAGTTGGCCGCCCTGCTGGGCCATGAGCTGGGGCACGTCAACGCCCGCCACACCGCCGAGCAGATGTCCAAGGGGATGCTGACCCAAAGCCTGGTGGGGGGGCTGGCGATTGTCGCCGGCACCCAGAGCTCCGCCCTGGGGGAGCTGACCTCGCAGCTGGGAATGCTCGGTGCCGGGGCGCTGCTGGCCTCCTACAGCCGCGACAACGAACGCCAGGCCGACGCCCTCGGGATGGAATACCTGGCCCGGGCGGGGTACGGCAGCGAGGGCTTCGTCGGCCTGATGAACATGCTCAACACACTCTCCAAAGGCCATGCAAGCGCCACCGCGCTGCTCTTTTCAACCCACCCCATGAGCACCGAACGCTACCAGACCGCCCTGGCGATGGCCGGGGGCCAGTACCGCTACGCCGGCGGGCAACCCCTCTACCGCGAGCGCTACATGGACCACACCGCCGGCCTGCGGGCGATCCGGGGCGCCATCGAGGCCATGCAGAACGGCGAAAAGGAGATGGGCGCCCAGAATTACAGCGCTGCCGAAACTCAGTTCCGCTCGGCCCTGCGGGCGGCCCCCGGGGACTATGCCGGTCTCGTGCTGATGGCCAAATGCCAACTGGTCCAGAAGAAGTATGTCGAGGGCGCCCGCTACGCGGAATCGGCCCAGCAGGTCTATCCGGCGGAGGCCCAGGCCCACTATCTGGGCGGCTATGCGCGGCTTGCGAGCAAGGACTACGAGGGGGCTTATAAGGCCTTCACCCGCTACGACAGGCTGCTCAGCGGCAATCCCAACATCAGCTTTTTCAAGGGGTACGCATTGGAAGGCATGCAGCGCCGCAAGGAGGCTGCCGAGAATTACTACCGCTATCTGCAGGTGGTCCGACAGGGGGAGAAGGCCCAACACGCCCACCGGCGGCTGGTGGAGTGGGGCTATATCAAGAACTGA
- a CDS encoding HIT domain-containing protein has protein sequence MEDCVFCKIVAGALPCVKIYEDERVLAFADINPIAQGHTLLIPKTHAENIWEISAEDIGAVARAARKVAAAIRKALNPMGVAALQLNGRGVDQLVMHYHLHLVPRAADGPPLPVTSWTMTPGDMAAIAKTAERIAAALD, from the coding sequence ATGGAAGACTGCGTTTTCTGCAAGATCGTGGCGGGAGCCCTGCCCTGCGTCAAGATCTACGAGGATGAGCGGGTGCTGGCATTTGCCGACATCAACCCGATTGCCCAGGGCCACACCCTCCTGATTCCCAAAACGCACGCCGAAAACATCTGGGAGATCAGCGCTGAGGACATCGGCGCCGTCGCCCGCGCCGCGCGCAAGGTGGCCGCCGCCATCCGCAAGGCCCTCAACCCGATGGGCGTCGCCGCCCTGCAGCTCAACGGCCGCGGCGTCGACCAGTTGGTGATGCACTACCACCTGCACCTGGTGCCGCGGGCCGCCGACGGACCGCCCCTGCCCGTTACCAGCTGGACCATGACTCCCGGCGACATGGCGGCCATCGCCAAGACCGCCGAGCGCATCGCCGCGGCCCTGGACTAG
- the mutM gene encoding bifunctional DNA-formamidopyrimidine glycosylase/DNA-(apurinic or apyrimidinic site) lyase, which produces MPELPEVQTIVDDLLAAGLPGAAVTAVAVYWPRSVAGLNVCEFTERLSGRRISGIRRRGKFIVFDLAPDLHLLVHLRMSGRLLLMAGGGELSPHQHVIIALDDGRELRFHDPRKFGRMYLVAKAGERLGRLGPEPLARGFTARRLAEGLGGRKRSLKPLLLDQSFIAGLGNIYVDEALWDARLHPCRRSDSLAADEVVALHRAIRKVLRRGLRNNGTSLGAGQSNFNSIGEKPGSNREALRVFRRTGLACPRCRSPIARIIVGQRSTHICPRCQTAP; this is translated from the coding sequence ATGCCCGAGCTGCCTGAAGTGCAAACCATAGTGGACGACCTGCTGGCGGCCGGCCTGCCCGGCGCGGCCGTCACGGCCGTTGCGGTCTACTGGCCGCGCAGCGTGGCCGGCCTGAATGTTTGCGAATTCACCGAACGCCTCAGCGGCCGGCGGATCAGCGGCATCCGGCGCCGGGGCAAGTTCATCGTCTTCGACCTCGCCCCAGACTTGCACCTCCTGGTTCACCTGCGCATGAGCGGCCGGCTGCTGCTGATGGCCGGCGGGGGCGAGCTCTCCCCCCACCAGCACGTGATCATCGCCCTGGACGACGGCCGAGAGCTGCGCTTCCACGATCCGCGCAAGTTCGGGCGCATGTACCTGGTGGCGAAGGCCGGTGAGCGGTTGGGCCGATTGGGCCCCGAGCCGCTGGCGCGGGGCTTCACCGCCCGCCGCCTGGCCGAGGGTCTGGGCGGGCGCAAGCGCAGCCTTAAACCCCTCCTGCTGGACCAGAGCTTCATCGCCGGGCTCGGCAACATCTACGTCGACGAGGCCCTCTGGGACGCCCGCCTGCATCCCTGCCGCCGTTCGGACTCCCTGGCCGCAGACGAGGTCGTCGCCCTGCACCGCGCCATCCGCAAGGTGCTGCGGCGGGGGCTGCGCAACAACGGCACCTCCCTGGGCGCCGGCCAGTCCAATTTCAACTCCATTGGGGAAAAGCCGGGCAGCAACCGCGAAGCCCTGAGGGTCTTCCGGCGCACCGGTCTGGCCTGCCCCCGCTGCCGCAGCCCCATCGCCCGCATCATCGTCGGCCAGCGCAGCACCCACATCTGCCCGCGCTGCCAAACCGCGCCATAG
- a CDS encoding metal-dependent hydrolase, which yields MVQLTWYSHACFQLETQRTKLLIDPFFTGNPLAPIPAAAAAADYILVSHGHGDHIGDTVEIARRTGATVISNYEIQTWLARQGLEKLHPQHIGGGFDYPWGRVKLTIAQHGSMLPDGSYGGAPCGFLFYIEGRKIYHACDTGLFYDMKLIGEEGIDLAILPIGDNFTMGPADALRAVKLIAPKRVVPIHYDTFEVIRQDPELWAAQVARETSARVTVMRPGERITL from the coding sequence ATGGTCCAACTCACCTGGTACAGTCACGCCTGCTTCCAGCTGGAAACGCAGCGGACGAAGCTTTTGATCGATCCGTTTTTCACCGGCAATCCGCTCGCGCCGATCCCGGCCGCGGCGGCCGCGGCCGATTATATCCTGGTCTCCCACGGCCACGGGGACCATATCGGCGACACCGTCGAAATCGCCCGGCGCACCGGGGCGACCGTGATCTCCAACTATGAAATCCAGACCTGGCTGGCCCGCCAGGGTTTGGAAAAGCTTCACCCCCAGCACATCGGGGGCGGCTTCGACTACCCCTGGGGCCGGGTCAAGCTGACCATCGCCCAGCACGGCTCGATGCTTCCCGACGGCAGCTATGGCGGCGCCCCGTGCGGCTTCCTGTTTTACATCGAGGGCCGCAAAATCTACCACGCCTGCGACACGGGCCTGTTTTACGACATGAAGCTGATCGGGGAGGAAGGCATCGACCTGGCGATTCTGCCCATCGGGGATAATTTCACCATGGGGCCGGCCGACGCCCTGCGGGCGGTGAAGCTGATCGCCCCCAAACGGGTGGTGCCGATCCACTACGACACCTTCGAGGTCATACGGCAGGACCCCGAGCTGTGGGCGGCCCAGGTGGCGCGCGAAACCAGCGCCCGGGTCACGGTGATGCGGCCGGGGGAGCGGATCACGCTCTGA